GCGCCTGCGGACTCATCCCTGCACCCACAGCCATGCACGCCCACCCTGAAGGTCCCCGATGCCCTAGGGCAGCCCCTGCAGGTGCCGCCGGGTGGGTGAGGGTGCAGCCCAGCCTGGCTGCTGCCTTGCCCTCCTCGTGGGGGGGGCACGTCCCCTCGTTCCCAAGCAGTTGTCAGCCCCTGGAAAGGCCTCCCCTTGATGTGGGCGCCTTCTTCACACTGTGGCCCTGCCCTAAGGGGACGGTTACGGACGTCCCTTGCCAGGTTTCTTTCCCCAGAGCCTACAGGTGGGGGTCCCGCCTCTGCAGGGAGCAGGAAACCCTCTCTCTCCCCGTtgggtttttattatttaagattttatttatttgacagagatcatgactaggcagagacaggaggaagcagagaggcccgatgcgggtctcgatcccaggaccctgggatcatgacctgagccaaaggcagaggctttaacccactgagccaccaggcgtccctattttattattttttaaagatttttaaagtcatctctgcacccaacatggccTAGAGCCTGTGATCCTGAGATTTGGAGTCCCGTGCTCCCCTGACCAAGCAGGTCAGGCCCTTCCAGGCAGAGCTTTGTGATGCTGATGAGGCTGAGAACCACACCCAGCCCGGCCCTGGGGGCTCTCAGCCTCCAGTCCCGTTCCAGCTGCCCCTGGCTAAACAAAAACAAGCAGGGGTGTGGGTGAGGGCGGGGCCCCATGGCAGGTTCCCCCAAAGCAAATATACAAGAGGACGGCCCCCCTTTGCCAGGTGCCCAGTCCCCAGAGGCTTTGCTCCTGTTCCcgccagggagacaggagaccCGGCTACACTCGCTGACCCCTGGAGGGACAGGACCCGAAGGCTCTTGGGGGGGGAGGGCGAGCTCAGGGTCCTGCCAGCAGCCGGCGAGAGGGCCCGCTGGGCTCCGTCTGCTGTTCCCGACAGCCCTTCCCGGCTCCTGCCCAGAGCCCAAGATGGGGTGCAGGGCAGGAGGCCCCTGCTCACTGACATTATCTCCTCTCAGGATCATCAAATGGTTTGTCGTGAAGTTCAAGTACGTGTTTGGCCTTCGCTTCGAGATAAAGGGTCTCCAGAAGCTGGAGGTGGACCACCCCTGTGTCATCATTTCTAACCACCAGAGCATTCTGGACATGATGGGTAAGCCGCAGAGGGGCTGCTGGGCCAGCTGGCCCTTCCTGGCTGCGGCACAGCCGGGAACACTGCTCTGGCCTCTGCGGgatgggagggggcaggggggcttCAGAGAGGTGGAGCCTGGGCCAGATGACTGGTGGGCAAGGGGGTCAGCCCAGGCCAGGGGGACCCATGCCACCCCCCCGGCCGCAGGACAAAACTGAGTGCCTGAGGCTGAGGCTGGGGGCCGCCGCCCTCACTCCGGCAGCTGGGAGCGCTGCCTCACCCCTCCCTCTACAGGCGAGAGTGCACAGGACTTGGCCGGGTGGCCCATAGGAAGGCATGACCTGGCCCAGGCCTGCTGGGGGTTGAGGCCCAGGGCTGGCTCTCTCCTCCTCCGGGAGGTGGCTGCCCGGCTCTGAGCCCGACCCCCACCTGCCTGGTGTCCCGTGGCCACCTGCAGGCCTGATGGAGGCCCTGCCCGAGCGCTGCGTGCAGATCGCCAAGCGGGAGCTGATCTTCTTGGGGCCCGTCGGCCTGATCATGTACCTCGGCGGCATCTTCTTCATCAACCGGCAGCACTCCCGGACCGCCGTGACCGTGATGGCCGACGTGGGCGAGCGCATGGTCAGGGAGAACGTgagtgtggggctgggggcttACTTGGCTGTGCCCGCGCTCCCGCCGGCGACAGGGCCGGGCAGCACGTCCGCCCGCGGGCACCGCCTCAGCTGAGAGGCGGGGCTCCTCAGGAGGGGGCGGCCCGGGGCGGTGAGGGATCTCCGGGACAGCTGCCGCCTCTCTCCCCGCAGCTCAAAGTGTGGATCTACCCCGAGGGCACACGGAACGACAACGGGGACCTGCTGCCCTTCAAGAAAGGCGCCTTCTACCTGGCGATCCAGACCCAGGTGCGCGGGGGCACTGCCCTCCTAGCGGGGCGGGGAAGCGGGTCCAGGTTGGCTTAAAGCTGAAGGTGCCTGGCCAGGCTGGGGCCATTGGGCTCGGGGACCACCTCCCACTGGGCAGGCGCCGGGCCTCCTCACCCCTCAAGCAGCTGGCTTCTGACTGCTGGGGGTGCCCTTCGCCCACTCTGAGCACCCCGGCTAGTGCCGATGCGGCCAGCACCCGGCTTCGGCACCGCCTTGGTCACTGGCGGGCAGGGCCCCAGGGGAGGCAGAGGCGGCAGGCCTACTTGGTGGGCTCTTGGGCAGGCCGGGAGCTTCCTGGGCCCCTTCGACTGTGGGCGGGGCTGGTGAGCGACccgaggctgggggtggggtcagGGGCCAGCCAGAGCCGGTGAGGGCCCTGGACGGGCGACCTGGAACCCTACACTGGGCCCCTCAGCTTTACTGGTCCTTGAGCTCCAGGGCGCGGTCTGCCCCAGGAGTGACCCCTGCCGAGCTGGGGTGCCTCCAGCCCCCGGGCAGCGTCTCCTGGTGGGGGAAGGGTGGTCTGGCCCAGTTCGGGTAGGGGACAGTGGTCTTCTGGGGTCAGGGTCAGGGGCTTCTGTGCTGCCTGGTCAGGGTCTGGGGGGTGGCTGGGCAGGGTCTGCTCCTGGCACCCCCCGACTCCCCCGCACAGTGACCTCCAGCATCCCCTGGTGTGTGGCCCTCCTTGCAGAGGCTCCAGCTcaggcccccgggggtgggggtagaAGCAGCCGGTGAATGGGGTGCAGGAGAAGCCCCGGCGTTGGGCTCTCAGCCCCGGGCCTGCGGCCGCTCCAGCTACCACATGGAGGACAGCCCTGCCACACGCCCGGGGCTGATGTCCCTTCCCTTCGCTGCTGGCGTGGGACAGAGGACCTCGGGGGAGAGTGGAGAGGACGCCGTGGGGGCCCTGGTGAGGCTGGGCTTGTGCAGCCTTGGCTAGGAGACGGACACGATTCCCTGTCTTCTCCAGTTCCCTCCCCCGTCTCCTCCCAGGGCTTCCCAGCCTGCTGCCCACCTGGGCTCCAAGCCTGCGCCCTGCTGGTATCCGGGAGAGGCTCCCTGACCTCCAGGGTTAACCGTGACCCCCAGGGGCCGTTTCTGACCGTGCTGTCTTCCAACAACACCAGCAGAGCCTGTCCCCTCCCCGGCGACAGCTGCCCCCAGTCTCCTAGGACGACCTCCGTGACCTCCAGCTTAACTGTGCAgggccctgccccccgccccccgcaatcTTAGGACCCAGTGGGGCACAGACGCGAATCGCAGGGCCCTGTGCCAGCCCAGGGAGGCTTCCTGGTGGAGAGGATCTTGAGCAACGTGCAGGAGGGGTTTATGGAATGCTGGGGGCAGGGCCTGCTGGTTTTCCTGGAAGCACCGGGGTCACAAAGAGCTCCTGGGGTAATCATTAACGCAGGGCAGGGAAGGTGTCCCCTGCCACGGGGTCAGTGCCTGGGAGGGCCCTGAGGCACGTCACCTTGCCTGTTCCGCAGCCACAGGGACTCCTGGGACCTCCTTAGGCAGAAACAGGCAGGTGCAAGGCTCCCCCCACTACCTCATCCTGGGGCTCAGGGGGCTGGGTGGGCTCCCGCGTGTCCTCAGGCACTGTGGCTTCCTGTCTGCAGGTGCCTGTCATCCCCGTAGTATACTCCAGCTTCTCCTCCTTCTACAACCCCCAGACGAAGCTCTTCACCTCAGGTATCGGCCCCCACCTGCGTGCCCCCCCACCTGCGCACAGCCTCGGCGTGGCTCATTCTCAGTCCTTAGGACAGACTCCCAGGCCCTTGTGGGGCAGTTCCCATTTCGGGGAGGCTGCTGTAGGTCAGTGATCccttggagaggagaggaaggaatctGGAATCCCGAGGGGGTGggttctctcacacacacacccagccctgccttgggcccTCGGGAGGCTCCCCAGGGAGGCCAGTAGGTGGCCGAGGAGGTGGAAGAAGGGGGTTCAGCTGGCGCGGGAGCGAGGACGGGCTGCAGCCTGGGCCCCGGGCCGCTGACGCCGCTCCGCTCCCGACAGGAACCATCAAGGTGGAAGTGCTGGATGCCATCCCCACCAGGGGCCTCACGGTGGCCGATGTCCCCAAGCTGATGGACACCTGCCACCGGGCCATGAGGACCACCTTCCTCTGTTTGTCCAAGACACCCCAGGAGAATGGGGCAACCGCAGGGCCTGGTTCCCAGCCAGCCCAGTAGCTGAGGCCTGGGCTGGGGCGGGACCTGGGGACAGGAGAGGCCCGGCCAGGGGCAGGGCCTGGCTGGAGACGGGACAGAGGGACGTCTCCCCTGCCCCGGTTGCTCAAGATCACTGTGTCCCCAAGGGTCCCCCCGCTTTCACTCAGGGCTCTGGATGCAGGAGGCTGCTGCTTGTTGTTGGCGTCGGACCCAGGCCTTTGATGTCTCCGCAAAAGGAGAGTCGGCTGGAAGCTCCCGAGGAAGCCCACGATGGTGCCTCCTGGATGCGGGAGCAGGTCGGGGAGCGGCTGGGCGGACAGCAGGGCTGGGCTGCACGGCCGCGGGAGACGCTGCACCCTCCTGCCCGAGCCTGCAGGGTGCGGAGCAGGCTGGGCGGCCCCCACAGCCCTCCGGGAGAAGCGGGACTCTGCGGGGGGGCGGCCGGACCCCCGGTCTCGGGCAGCCTGGGCCTCAGAGCCACGGAGCGGAGATCCTGCCCTGCGGGCCTTGGGAGCAAGCCGGCCTGGTGGGCACTGCACTCCGTCCAGGTTTTTTAATAAACGAGCTCTTGGAAACACCTGGTGAGTTGTGGTCACTCAGGGTGGCGGGCATGCTGGgggtctggggaaggagacaggtTTGTTCCTTGGCtgccggcgggggtggggtggggggtggaacgAGATTGTCAGCGAGAAGCCATCGTCATTTTGCCGGAAAGCACTGGCCGTAGCTGGTTTTGGAGAGGGGGACCAAGACCCCATACAGGAGGACGGCCCGGTGTGGCTGGAGCCCTTCTGTGCCCCACGGCTGCCCCTTCGCCCGCCTACCAGCCAGCGGGTGGCGCCCATCAGAATGCCCTCCAGATCCCACCAAGGACACAGCAGCTCCTGAACCTTCGTTTTATTCTGAGCAGACGAGCACTCCCCCAGCACGCCGCCCCGCGAGCGAGACCCTggtgcctccctgcccccagccaccgGCTGCTCGAGGCTGCCGGCCCGGCTGCGGCAGGATCACACCCAGGAGGGCgcctcctcccaccctgccttGGCTCGAAGTCCCCCTCCTGCCCAACCCAGCACCGTGGGCGAGGCTCTCAGTCGCCACAGCTGAGGACCCCGGCCACCTGTCACAGCTCCTCCTTGCAGGAACCTGCGGACAGACGAAGGGGCTGAGATCAGGGGTCACCGCTTCCCACCACCTTTCCCCACTCCAAGCAGATCCGCTCCCTCAGACCGTGGCTGCCCTGCCCCCGTCTCTGGTCTCTGTGGGCACAGACTGGGTGCAGGTCCCATGATCCCGCGGAGCTCTGTGGGGACGGGGTGGCACTCACAGGACCCCAGCTGCTCCTCCAGGAAGGAGATCTGCTCGCTCAGAGAGTCGATGCGGTCCAGCTGCTGGAAGGAGTGAGCCAGCAGGCTGCTGGGGTCCGGGAGCCCGTGCTCCAGGGCCCTCGAGGCCAGGCTGTGCAGTGGGGCGAGCACGAGCTGCAGCTTCTGCGGGCAGAAGAGATCCTCTGTCCCACAAGGCTTTTAGGGATCTCTGTGGCCAGTGAAGGCTCTGCAGGGCCCCGGATGTCCACCAGAGGGAGCGTCTGTGCCAGGAGAGCCAGGGGCGTGGGCAGGCAGAGGCCTCGCGAGCCTGCGGGCCAGTGGTCTCCAGAGCCTGGGGTCCGGGTCAGAGGAgctggtgtggggggtggggtgtgctaGAGCTTCCAAGGGGTTACCAGGCCAACGGCCCCCTGGGCTGCAGGGACAAAGGCGGGGGTAGGAATTCTGGCTGCTGGGGGTGGGCCAAGCCTGGCCCCTCCTCTTCTGGGGCCCCCAGGCCTGCTCGCCCTGCCCGGCCTGGGCTGTCAGTACCCAGGAGGCCTTCTTCCCGGGGCCACCCCCACGGAGCCTCACAACCCCGAGGGCCTGAGCTGCACCACAGGAGACGGTGTGGGGCCTCACCTGCTCCAGGACGTCCACCCGTGACCGGAGTCTCTGCACTTCGTCCTCGACGGCGCTGTCCACGCCTGGGGAGATGCCGGCCCTGAGTCAGGCAGGCCGGGCTCCCAGGCCCACACCCCAGGCTGGCTTCCAGTCCCCGTGCCGAGGCCTCTCGGCCCCGGAGTGTGGCGGCACAGCCCTGGAGACGGGGCAGACGGGGCCCGAGCCCGTGCCCCATCCTAGGCAGCTAGGGCGGCCTGAAGTCTGGGGAGAGGCCCTGCCCCGTCAGCACCCCGGGCAGCGGCGCCCTGCCCCTCCGCACCAGGCTCCCCGCCGCGCTGAGCCGTCCGAGCCGAGCCGTCCGAGCCGAGGTCACCGAGGTGGCGGGTCCTGGGGCCGAGCTGCCGACGGCGCATTATTACTCACGGTACGAGTTTGCAATGTCACAGCGCGTACCAAAAGTAATAATGCGCCGTCGCCAGCAGCGGTGCGGCGCCTCCCGGCCGCGGCGGCAGGATGTGCAGAAGACCGGGGCGCCGTCTTCCACTCTCTCGGCTGAGATGAGGCCCTCTCGCCGCCCCCCCACAGTGCCCCCACGAACCACCCCAGCCCGACCTGGGGAACACCCCCACCTCTGCTCAGGTTGGGGAGACGGCCCCGGTTGGGGCGGCGGCCAGCAGCCCCCAGCGCGCCCAGCACCAACTGGCAGGATGaggcccaccccctcccccgccctccccgaCCCTTCCAAGCGCAGCAGCAAggatggggacacctgggaaGTTTACCTGCTGTGGGGTTCGGGGCTACCCTGGGGGTCCCTGTCTTGGGCAGGCAGAGCGCGCCATCTGCAGACCGGCCGTGCCCTTCCCGACACCAGTAACTGCCTGCAGTGTTGACGCAGTACTGGGGACAGGTACCCCGACCGGCCCCGCACTCATCCACATCTGCAGGAAAAGGGGCGTCCGCTAGGGAGGGGCACCCACGCCGACCCCCTCACCACGGACCTGTGCGTGGGCCACCCCGATGCCCGGCGAGGGCCCTGGaggaccctccctccccccaggaggACGGCAGGCCCCTCACCTGTCTGGCAGGTGTCACCCTGCCAGCCTGCAGGGCAGTGACAGCGGCCTGGCTGCACGCAGGTCCCTCCGTTCTGGCACGGTGGCCGGCATATCGCTGTCGAGGGGAGGGCCCGTCACAAACGGAGGGAGGTCCCCAGGGCGCCACGGGGGGCAGCCAGGGAAGGGGGGGCCCGCACAGCAAGGAGGCAGGCGGCTCCGATGGAAGCAGCAGGAGCTCCGCCCGGGTCTGCGCGGCCCCGGAGACAGCCGTGGCCCTCTCACCTGCTCCGCAGGCCCTGGGGAGCCCGCTGGTCCTCTTCCAGCCAGGGCAGCAGGCGTAGTGGGGCCTGGGGGCAGCCGGCCTAGGACTGCGGCGGTAGGCGGTCCTGTAGACGGTCCTGCGTGGGGCGTGGGGACGCCGAGTCAGTGGCAGCACGGCGGTCTCCCAGGTTCTCCGCCCGCCTTCCCTCTCTGGGCGCTGGGCCCATGGACGCTGAGACTGCCCCCTGCCAGCTCGGCTCAAACCACAGCCTCAGAGTCCGGGACTCCCGGGCCCTTCCCgagcaggtggggaagggggcgcccACCAACAGGCCCCTCCTCGGCCAGCCTGCCAGTGAAAGGGTCAGGGAGCAGGGCCCCGCCCCTCGCTGGGCCCCACCCACACTGCCCCTGCCTTGTTAGCCAGTGGGGGGGGGATGTCCCACAGACGTCCCACAGGAAGGGCCTTGAGAACCCCACAGACCACAGACAGCGGGATCTCTTTAAGCCGCATTTCCACAGCTGAGCGCCGGAGGACGCGCCCCTCGTGCAGGTGGCCGGCCAGGGGGGTGACCATCGGGGGCCGTCACGGGGAGAGGGGCGCCCACCGGAGCTCGGGGCGGATTTGGCGAGGCAGGCATCGTGTCAAATGGGTAAGAACTTGTAGCCAGCTCCCCGAAAGCAGAAGGCAGCAGACAGGACGGCGAGCCCCCCAGAGACGAGGGTGGGGGAGCAGGAAGGGGCTGACGTCTGAGGTGACTACGGCCATATCCTGAGTCCAAACGGGCATCGGCCTCCGCCGTCCACTGGGACATGGGCCCGGGCTTCCCACCCGGGCTGGCACAGCCCTCCTGCGAGGGCCTGGGCGAGTGGGGGCCCTGTGGGGGCAGGGCGCTCACCGGTAGGTGCTGCAGGCTCGGTGCCCGTCACAGGTGGTGAGGAAGGGCTGGTACACGCGCTGTACGAAGGACTCGGACTCGGGACCCCTGGGAGCCCCGACGGCACACACCCTGCGGCTGCAGAGATGGGGGCGCCGGCCAGTCAGTCCCACAGCTCCCAGCCCGCAGCCCAGAGCCTTCCGGCCCCGGAACCAAGGGAGCCAAGAATCTGGGGAAGGGGCTTCCCAGCGTGCCCACAGGAAGGACCCTCTTCAAGAGTGACAAGGAAGAGCCATGCCCCCGCCCAGTACCGGGGGTTGCCCTGAGGGCTCCTGGCTGCCCACCCTCAGCACCCGGAGGCCCAGGCCCCCACGCGCTGACTCACCCAGGCCGGAAGACGTGCTCAGTGCCGCCCACTGCCAGCACCAGGAACCACAGCGGCAGCAGCTCCCTGGGGCTGAACATGGCCCGCGTCTGCGGGTGGGACGGCCTTCTCCTCAGGGGGGCCTGGAGCACAAGGCGGACCCGTAAACCCCTCTGCGGACCCCTCCTTGAGCCCGTTCCCTGGCTCAGCCGCTTTGCTGGGACCTCCCACTGCAGGAGACCcccaggggcagtggcaggcggccactgccccctcctcccgcccGCTGGCGAGGCAGGCCGGCCCTCTCCCCAGCACAAAGGGCCGGGAACTATAGAAGGCCCCGATGGCAGCAACAGAAGCCGCCCCCTTTCCTGGGCTTAGAGGCTCCTCAGTCCGGGTGAACCTGACGGCAGCTGCGCCTCCGGCAACGTCCACGTGGGAAGGTGGGGGTCCAGGGGGAGCACCTGGGCTAGATTAGTGCCCTCATGTCATGGCAGGGGAGTCCCCATCCCGGTCTGCAGACGGGGTGGGAGTGGGCAGAGCTGGAACCCAGCCCGGCTGGCTTGGTCCTTCTGTCCTCACCTGCCCAATGGGGAGGCAGCCACAGGGGGTGGCCTGGGAGTCTAGGAGGGGTCTGGTTGAGGAGCCATATGGGCCCTGCACAGAGTGGGGCAGAGCCTGCGTGGGAGGGGGCACTCCTGCCCTGGGGTCTGACCAGTCTGCTCCAGGGCTCCCAGGACAGTTGTGGGGGGGTTGGAGCTGCCCTCCCCACAGGCCAGTGGAGCCAAATGCCATCCTTCTCTTCTGGGCATGGACGCCAGGACCCGGGAGAGCACTCCTGGGAATGTGAGAAAGCCCAACCCAGAATTAATGGTCTGCAACGAGCCCAGGGGCCTGTGCGGTGGGGTGAGGGGGCGGCTGTCCAGATGTGCGGCAAGCACCTGGGTAGACGGGGCCCTCCAGACACCCCACTGAAGCCCCCAAGGTGCTGGGGTCTGGCCAGGCAGGCAGCCCCTGGCCCTGCAGGGCCTCCAGCAGGAAGGACATGGAATACAGCTGGACTTCTGTGTGGCAGCAGGTGGAATCAGGGTGGGGTCACCCCcttctctgggactcagtttcctcaaagACACCACGAGGGTCTCAGAGGCCCCTCCTCTACCTGACAGCTGGCCCCATACGGAGTGACCACCATGAGCCACTGCTGAGCGCTCAGGCCTGCCAAGCTTGACCGCATGGGGAAAGGGATGCCGTGACAGGTCACACGGTTGGCTGGGAGTGCAGCCCCTGCTCTGGCCCACGGCAGCCCGTAGACCCAGGTGAGGCAGAAGGCAGCTGGAGGAGAGTCCTTCCCGCACCCCCTGTTCTCCGTGGGGGCCCAAGAAGAGAAGCCACGGTGTTGGGACTTAGTATGGGGCAGGGTCATGTCCCGTGAGCCAGCGTGGGAAGAGGAACTCTGGGAGTGGACCCTGGGGGAGCACACTCTTGGGGGCGTTCCTGGGGTCTAGGCAAGAATTGAAAGGATGGGAACAGGTGGGCCCGGGAGCGGCCCCGGGAAGGTAGAGGTGGCCGCAGGGCCCGGGGGCTGGGCAGGCGCACACGAGGGTCCCACGGAGGCTGTGCCCGCCTGCCCGAGGTCGGGGGAGGCTGGCCTCCCGCAGATGCAACCGGGCCCCACTgccacccagccccgcccccactcACTGACAGCGCTTAGAAGTGGCCCGCGCTTGTGACAGACTCGATTCTCCAAGTCACGCTTTCTCCGGAGGCCGCCGGGCAGCCCGCGCGGCCACAGTCTCATGTCCCTCTGCAGCgcagctggggcgggggcggccgCGGCGTCTCAGGTGGATGAGCGGTCGCGTCCCGCCCGCCCCGAGGGTCCGCAGGGCCCagcccgccccctcccgcccACCTGCCCGCGCGGCGTCCCCGCAGCGCCCCCCGGGAGGGCTGGGCCGCAGAGGGAGGGGCGGCCTCGCCGCAGAGCGGCGCCCCGGGGCCCCCTCGCCGGGAGGGCCGCCCTGGACGTTAGGACCCTGGGAGGGCGGCAAGGCGGGGGGCCGGGCCGTGGGGAAGCGCCCTCCCGCCGCCggccccagctcccctccccggCGCGGCGGACCGCGGGCTGAGGACCGAGACAGGCGCGGGGTCTGGGGCCTGCGGGGACGCTCAGGGCCCGGCGCGGGGGGGGCTGCGGCGCCCCCGCCCCGACCCCCTCCCCGCGCGGCCCGGCTCGGCGCCTGCTGCCGGCAGGGGGCGCCCTTCCCGGAGGCCGCGGGGCCCCTTCTCCGGaccgggcagggctgggggtcgCGCCCCCGCGCCGCAGCCCCGGCGCCCCCCGCCCGCTCACCTCTCGGCTCCCCGCGGTCGCGCTGCGTGACCCCCAGCTCCGCGCGCGCCCGGGTCCcggccgcccccgccccagcGCGCGGCGAGCTGACCCCGCCCTCggcgcccccgcgccccccgcgcccccggcCCGGCGCCCGCTCCCTCCGCACTCACCGCCCGAGCCGGGCGCGcacgcgccgccgccgccgccgccgccgccgaggggccccggccccgcccgccgccccgccccgcccccgccccccgcccgccccgggTGGGCCCCGAGCCCCCGCGCCCGCCCCCATTGcgcagatggggacactgaggcccgCGGCGCACGGCGCCCCGCGGGCAGGGCAGTGAGTCAGCCCGAGCCCGGGACGCCGGACGCGCACCCGCCTGAGCGCGCCGCTGCCCCTCCCCGGCCGGCGCCGACCCCGCAGCAGGACGCGCGGCCGCAGGGGACGCAGGACTGGGACGCGGTCAGGTGTCCGGAGGCCGCGTGGGGAGCCCGCTCTggtcgggggaggggaggccctCGAACTCCCAGGCTGGGCGCCGAACCGTGCGGATGGCCGTCGCAAGGGGGTGGCCGGCGCACTGGGCGCAGACTAAAGCTGACCGCGACTTTGCAGTCACCCGTAGGCTGGGCAGAATGACCCCCGCAGCCCGGGCACCCGTATTTGCACGAGGTCACACGGAGAGCTGTGGCTTGGCGGAGCCTGGCCAGAGCCTAGGTGTGACCTCTCAACCAGTGTGTCAGGTTAGGAGCTCTGTGGGACTCCCcctgggttagggttagggtcaagACCACCCCCGGCGGTCCCCCTCCCCCGGGCCTCCTGGGCTCCATTTCTGCATGTGTCAGGTGGACTAAAGCAGCCCCTCCCGGCAGCAGTGGCCACCAAGGGAGGGGCCGGAACCAGGAGCAGTCACCCCCCACCCGCCAGGAATTATTTGGTCACATCCACACCACGACTCTCACGGCCCTCATTGCATGCCAGGCACAGGGCTTGCTCCCCTCGGCCGCTTCTGCCCTTGAATCCGGGCCTGGACCCCAGTCACCTAAGTGCCTGTGTGTGCAGGGTGTTCCCAGGCCCAGCCGGACCCCCTGCTGGTGCCCAGAGCATCCGAAGCTTGCTGTGGGACTCACCTGGAGACGGGGACTCTGTCATTCCCCTGGACAGCGGCGGCAGCTGCTCTTCCGGCGGGCAGGGCTCCCAGTACGTCCCTCCAGCCGGACTCTGCTGGTCAGAGCCATAGTGTGGGTTAGCGCACGGCCGTGGTCACCCCGATGTCCAGGGGCTGGGATGGCGGCGGGGTGGGTCTTTCCGAGTGTTGCCTGTGGCTCACACCGTCAGCCTCCCAGCAGAGCCAGACCTGCCTCGGGTCCCAGGAGACGGGGATGGACAGGCTGCTGGACATGACCGCAAAGCCAGGGTGCTGCGTGAGGGTCCTTCTTGGGGAAGGGGAGGTCTTCTTGGAGAGCTGGTAGCTTGGGGTGTCAGGTTAGGGCCCATTTTGGTACATGGAGCTAAAGGACAGGAGGGGACCCTGATGGCTGGACAGGAGCCCCCAGGATGAGAGGGCCCCGAGAGCCCCTGGCGGGTGGTCTGCGGGCAGCTGGGGTAGCTGCGGCCAGGACGCAGGGACGCTTGTAGTCATGACGGGCTCCTGAAGGACTTCAGGTCCCCTGGCCCCTG
Above is a window of Meles meles chromosome 11, mMelMel3.1 paternal haplotype, whole genome shotgun sequence DNA encoding:
- the AGPAT2 gene encoding 1-acyl-sn-glycerol-3-phosphate acyltransferase beta isoform X1; this translates as MELWPWLTAALLLLLLLVQLSGSARFYAKITLYCALCFSASAVAAVVCLLRHGGRTVENMRIIKWFVVKFKYVFGLRFEIKGLQKLEVDHPCVIISNHQSILDMMGLMEALPERCVQIAKRELIFLGPVGLIMYLGGIFFINRQHSRTAVTVMADVGERMVRENLKVWIYPEGTRNDNGDLLPFKKGAFYLAIQTQVPVIPVVYSSFSSFYNPQTKLFTSGTIKVEVLDAIPTRGLTVADVPKLMDTCHRAMRTTFLCLSKTPQENGATAGPGSQPAQ
- the AGPAT2 gene encoding 1-acyl-sn-glycerol-3-phosphate acyltransferase beta isoform X2 gives rise to the protein MELWPWLTAALLLLLLLVQLSGSARFYAKITLYCALCFSASAVAAVVCLLRHGGRTVENMRIIKWFVVKFKYVFGLRFEIKGLQKLEVDHPCVIISNHQSILDMMGLMEALPERCVQIAKRELIFLGPVGLIMYLGGIFFINRQHSRTAVTVMADVGERMVRENLKVWIYPEGTRNDNGDLLPFKKGAFYLAIQTQFPPPSPPRASQPAAHLGSKPAPCWYPGEAP
- the EGFL7 gene encoding epidermal growth factor-like protein 7 isoform X3 — protein: MFSPRELLPLWFLVLAVGGTEHVFRPGRRVCAVGAPRGPESESFVQRVYQPFLTTCDGHRACSTYRTVYRTAYRRSPRPAAPRPHYACCPGWKRTSGLPRACGAAICRPPCQNGGTCVQPGRCHCPAGWQGDTCQTDVDECGAGRGTCPQYCVNTAGSYWCREGHGRSADGALCLPKTGTPRVAPNPTAGVDSAVEDEVQRLRSRVDVLEQKLQLVLAPLHSLASRALEHGLPDPSSLLAHSFQQLDRIDSLSEQISFLEEQLGSCSCKEEL
- the EGFL7 gene encoding epidermal growth factor-like protein 7 isoform X2, encoding MFSPRELLPLWFLVLAVGGTEHVFRPGRRVCAVGAPRGPESESFVQRVYQPFLTTCDGHRACSTYRTVYRTAYRRSPRPAAPRPHYACCPGWKRTSGLPRACGAAICRPPCQNGGTCVQPGRCHCPAGWQGDTCQTDVDECGAGRGTCPQYCVNTAGSYWCREGHGRSADGALCLPKTGTPRVAPNPTAGVDSAVEDEVQRLRSRVDVLEQKLQLVLAPLHSLASRALEHGLPDPSSLLAHSFQQLDRIDSLSEQISFLEEQLGSCECHPVPTELRGIMGPAPSLCPQRPETGAGQPRSEGADLLGVGKGGGKR
- the EGFL7 gene encoding epidermal growth factor-like protein 7 isoform X1, encoding MFSPRELLPLWFLVLAVGGTEHVFRPGRRVCAVGAPRGPESESFVQRVYQPFLTTCDGHRACSTYRTVYRTAYRRSPRPAAPRPHYACCPGWKRTSGLPRACGAAICRPPCQNGGTCVQPGRCHCPAGWQGDTCQTDVDECGAGRGTCPQYCVNTAGSYWCREGHGRSADGALCLPKTGTPRVAPNPTAGVDSAVEDEVQRLRSRVDVLEQVRPHTVSCGAAQALGVVRLRGGGPGKKASWVLTAQAGQGEQAWGPQKRRGQAWPTPSSQNSYPRLCPCSPGGRWPGNPLEALAHPTPHTSSSDPDPRLWRPLARRLARPLPAHAPGSPGTDAPSGGHPGPCRAFTGHRDP